A window of Dromiciops gliroides isolate mDroGli1 chromosome X, mDroGli1.pri, whole genome shotgun sequence contains these coding sequences:
- the LOC122733864 gene encoding octapeptide-repeat protein T2-like, protein MRPRANEPSRHTKSKLRTREWEPCARERGGLCERGGRPEPESGKPVRERAREREAYTRESVKPAREPGRGLLEVTRSHEKPGDPKSGRPVRAVEAYVQARARPARGHEISREAERSKEREACERERACGRSKPTCKPGRGLLEATRSREKPRDPKSGRPVRENVRAGGRSLRASQGVAC, encoded by the exons ATGAGACCTCGCGCCAACGAGCCCTCACGCCACACCAAGAGCAAACTCCGGACGAG GGAGTGGGAACCCTGTGCGAGAGAGCGGGGAGGACTGTGCGAGAGAGGGGGGAGGCCTGAGCCAGAGAGCGGGAAGCCTGTGAGAGAGCGAGCGCGTGAGCGGGAGGCCTATACAAGAGAGAGCGTGAAGCCTGCGCGTGAGCCAGGGCGAGGCCTGCTAGAGGTCACGAGATCTCACGAGAAACCGGGAGATCCAAAGAGCGGGAGGCCTGTGCGGGCGGTCGAAGCCTACGTGCAAGCCAGGGCGCGGCCTGCTAGAGGCCACGAGATCTCGCGAGAAGCCGAGAGATCCAAAGAGCGGGAGGCCTGTGAGAGAGAACGCGCGTGCGGGCGGTCGAAGCCTACGTGCAAGCCAGGGCGCGGCCTGCTAGAGGCCACAAGATCTCGCGAGAAGCCGAGAGATCCAAAGAGCGGGAGGCCTGTGAGAGAGAACGTGCGGGCGGGCGGTCGAAGCCTACGTGCAAGCCAGGGCGTGGCCTGCTAG